The following proteins are co-located in the Candidatus Hydrogenedentota bacterium genome:
- a CDS encoding 4Fe-4S dicluster domain-containing protein: protein MDHEESMGSAFAATSVENCYQCGKCTAGCPASDEMDFMPNQILRLVQTDDVDRAMRSRAIWLCVSCLTCTTRCPQSVDCAGVMDVLREMAAEQKTVPADVQRVLVFQRAFLDNIRRHGRTNEVELIMQFKTLGFLKDRNIRLLMKDALLAPKLMQRGKFHLRGESVRDRAVVRRIFDRCMPNAGKARMAAADEGSGSEEAV, encoded by the coding sequence ATGGATCATGAAGAATCCATGGGTTCCGCGTTTGCGGCGACTTCCGTCGAGAACTGTTACCAGTGCGGCAAATGCACGGCGGGCTGCCCGGCCTCGGATGAAATGGACTTCATGCCGAACCAAATCCTGCGCCTGGTGCAAACGGACGACGTCGACAGGGCCATGCGGTCGCGGGCGATCTGGCTGTGTGTTTCCTGCCTGACCTGCACGACACGATGTCCCCAGTCCGTGGATTGCGCCGGCGTGATGGACGTCCTCCGCGAGATGGCCGCCGAACAGAAAACGGTACCAGCTGACGTGCAGCGGGTCCTGGTGTTCCAGCGGGCTTTCCTCGACAACATACGCCGGCACGGCCGGACCAATGAAGTCGAACTTATCATGCAATTCAAGACCCTTGGATTTCTCAAAGATCGCAATATCCGGCTTTTGATGAAGGACGCGCTGTTGGCGCCCAAGCTCATGCAGCGGGGTAAGTTCCATCTGCGGGGCGAATCGGTGCGGGACCGTGCGGTGGTGCGGCGCATCTTCGACCGGTGCATGCCGAACGCTGGCAAGGCCCGCATGGCCGCCGCGGATGAGGGCAGCGGGTCCGAGGAGGCCGTCTGA
- a CDS encoding CoB--CoM heterodisulfide reductase iron-sulfur subunit B family protein → MMEFGYYPGCALHGSSNDYEQSVQACLKPLGVGLKELDDWLCCGATAAHTLNHMLAVSLPARNLALAERDGFADVFAPCPMCSMELIKVNRALDGNPELRKRVSEIVELPVEGKTQILNLIQVFQKIGVDQIRAAVKKPLSHVKAACYYGCLLTRPPDTLQFDDPEHPRSMETVLEALGASTVAWNYATECCGAGLTMAREELVCELSHRILTNAAAHGANCLVVACPMCHTNLDMKQADIDRRYGVHHDMVVYYLSDLVGMALGVDETELGVNKHFVVRQAGQPLESGATQTAEMQ, encoded by the coding sequence ATGATGGAGTTTGGGTACTACCCCGGTTGCGCGCTTCACGGCTCATCCAACGATTATGAGCAATCGGTACAGGCATGCTTGAAACCCCTGGGCGTCGGTCTAAAGGAGCTCGACGACTGGCTCTGTTGTGGCGCGACGGCCGCCCACACGTTGAACCACATGCTGGCCGTGTCCCTGCCCGCGCGAAATCTGGCCTTGGCCGAGCGGGACGGCTTCGCCGACGTGTTCGCGCCCTGCCCGATGTGCTCGATGGAGCTCATCAAGGTAAACCGGGCCTTGGACGGGAATCCCGAGTTGCGCAAGCGGGTCTCCGAGATTGTCGAGCTGCCGGTCGAGGGGAAAACGCAGATTCTCAATCTTATCCAGGTTTTTCAAAAGATTGGCGTGGACCAGATTCGCGCGGCGGTGAAAAAGCCGCTCAGCCATGTTAAGGCGGCCTGCTATTATGGCTGTCTTTTGACCAGGCCCCCCGATACGCTTCAGTTTGACGACCCCGAACATCCCCGTTCGATGGAGACGGTGCTCGAAGCGTTGGGCGCATCTACCGTCGCGTGGAATTACGCCACGGAATGTTGCGGGGCGGGATTGACGATGGCGCGCGAGGAGTTGGTGTGCGAACTGTCGCACCGGATCCTGACTAACGCAGCGGCGCACGGGGCCAATTGCCTCGTGGTAGCCTGTCCGATGTGCCATACCAATCTGGACATGAAACAGGCGGACATCGACCGTCGCTACGGCGTGCACCACGACATGGTGGTCTATTACCTCTCTGACTTGGTAGGAATGGCGCTGGGCGTGGACGAAACCGAGCTCGGCGTGAACAAGCATTTCGTCGTGAGACAAGCAGGGCAACCGTTGGAAAGCGGGGCAACGCAGACCGCGGAGATGCAATAG